A window from Telopea speciosissima isolate NSW1024214 ecotype Mountain lineage chromosome 8, Tspe_v1, whole genome shotgun sequence encodes these proteins:
- the LOC122672197 gene encoding uncharacterized protein LOC122672197 — protein sequence MVNTRSTRGGHRGRLPRIISKVELPNETQAQNFEASAILPRAPKAAQATAAAPQLSITAVEKTQVVPYLIGQHLYDYVTGDKPCPDDLEKAAEWRVQDAAIMSLLITSLVKDALPLAVGRVSSKEIWDALTFLHRVKELSDELAAAGKPLPTEDFNIHIFRSLQEEYQSVVPTIMYRQPPLTYSELHGLLMSHESLITSRRATVDPSAAASVNLT from the exons atggtcaacacaagaagtacTCGAGGTGGTCATCGAGGAAGACTCCCTCGCATTATTTCAAAGGTTGAGCTACCAAATGAAACCCAggcccaaaattttgaagcatcggCTATTCTGCCGAGGGCACCAaaggctgctcaagccactgctgcggcaCCTCAGCTGAGTATAACAGCCGTTGAG AAGACGCAAGTTGTCCCCTATCTGATTGGACAACACCTTTATGACTATGTCACTGGCGACAAACCATGCCCTGATGATCTTGAGAAAGCAGCAGAATGGCGCGTTCAAGATGCTGCCATTATGAGTCTCCTTATCACCTCCCTTGTCAAAGATGCCCTACCACTTGCTGTGGGCCGTGTGAGCAGCAAAGAGATCTGGGATGCCCTTACG TTCCTTCATCGGGTAAAGGAACTCTCTGATGAACTGGCAGCTGCAGGCAAGCCGCTTCCTACAGAGGACTTTAACATTCATATCTTCAGATCTTTACAAGAAGAGTACCAATCTGTCGTTCCTACCATAATGTATCGCCAACCTCCACTCACTTATTCTGAACTTCATGGGCTCCTCATGAGTCATGAGTCCCTGATCACCTCAAGACGTGCAACAGTTGATCCATCTGCCGCTGCTTCAGTCAATCTCACTTAA